The Dehalococcoidales bacterium genome includes a region encoding these proteins:
- the rpsI gene encoding 30S ribosomal protein S9: protein MDKQSYFHGTGRRKTAVAQVKLMAGNGAIIIDGKPLEERFPSLEHQRVINQPFIATESVGKYNAVIKTAGGGVTGQSGAISHGISRALVRADERFKPVLRQNGLLTRDARAKERKKPGLKRARKAPQYTKR from the coding sequence ATGGATAAACAGAGCTATTTTCACGGGACAGGCCGCCGCAAGACGGCGGTAGCGCAGGTAAAACTGATGGCCGGGAACGGCGCCATTATCATTGACGGCAAGCCGCTGGAAGAGCGCTTCCCCTCCCTGGAGCACCAGCGGGTCATCAACCAGCCGTTCATCGCCACCGAGAGCGTCGGCAAATACAACGCGGTCATCAAGACGGCGGGCGGCGGCGTCACCGGCCAGAGCGGCGCCATCTCCCACGGTATTTCCCGCGCCCTGGTCCGCGCCGATGAGCGCTTCAAGCCGGTCCTACGGCAGAACGGGCTGCTCACCCGGGACGCCCGCGCCAAGGAACGCAAGAAGCCCGGACTCAAACGGGCCCGCAAAGCGCCGCAGTACACCAAGCGTTAA
- the rplM gene encoding 50S ribosomal protein L13 yields MKTYSARPVDFKRETHVIDAADKTLGRLSIQIARLLMGKHKPIYTPTLDTGDFVIVINAAKVRVTGKKMEQKTYYRHSNYPGGFKSITLGKMMDKFPVRPIEYAVKGMLPHTRLGAQMYKKLRVYAGADYPNAPKAKTEKVKESK; encoded by the coding sequence CGCCAGACCGGTCGATTTCAAACGTGAAACACACGTCATCGACGCCGCGGACAAGACCCTGGGGAGGCTCTCCATCCAGATAGCCCGGCTGCTGATGGGCAAACATAAGCCCATCTACACGCCCACGCTGGATACCGGGGACTTCGTCATCGTCATCAACGCGGCCAAGGTGCGCGTGACCGGCAAGAAAATGGAACAGAAGACTTATTACCGCCACTCCAACTACCCAGGCGGTTTCAAGAGCATCACCCTGGGCAAGATGATGGACAAGTTCCCCGTTCGGCCCATTGAGTACGCCGTTAAAGGGATGCTCCCCCACACCCGCCTGGGCGCACAGATGTACAAGAAACTCCGGGTCTATGCCGGAGCGGACTATCCCAACGCGCCGAAGGCGAAAACCGAAAAAGTAAAGGAATCAAAATAA